Proteins from a single region of Cyanobacteria bacterium GSL.Bin1:
- a CDS encoding aldo/keto reductase, translating into MQYRRFGTTNLPLSVFSLGTMRGLGDPPSFTATLQQALESGINHIETASAYGKSEEYIGKALQTLTSSRTNLYLTTKLAPTPNPEQIEAALAASLERLQVDYLDSVAIHGLNTWEHLSWVTGKNSCLAPLQEAQQKGKIKQIGFSTHAPLEIILAAIQTELFSFVNLHYYYFWQRNEPAVAAAYARDMGVFIISPTDKGGQLYAPPQKLKELCAPFSPQTLNYRFLLSDPRITTLSLGAANPSELLPALDVADETFPLIAEEQAVLKRLEQALETALGEDKCSQCYECLPCPESINIPEVLRLRNLAVAYDMTNFGQYRYGMFENAGHWFPGNKGNRCTECGDCLPRCPEQLEIPHLLQDTHQRLNGSPRRRLWE; encoded by the coding sequence ATGCAATACCGGCGGTTTGGAACAACGAATCTTCCCCTATCTGTTTTTTCTCTAGGAACCATGCGGGGTTTAGGTGATCCGCCTTCGTTCACCGCCACCCTCCAGCAAGCCCTAGAAAGCGGGATTAATCATATTGAAACCGCCAGTGCTTATGGTAAGAGCGAAGAATATATCGGTAAAGCACTCCAAACCCTCACCTCATCCCGAACCAATCTCTATCTCACCACAAAACTTGCTCCTACTCCCAACCCAGAACAAATAGAAGCGGCTCTTGCAGCAAGTTTAGAACGATTACAAGTCGATTATCTCGATAGCGTTGCGATTCATGGACTCAACACTTGGGAACATTTGAGTTGGGTAACCGGAAAAAACAGTTGTTTAGCCCCCCTTCAGGAGGCACAACAGAAAGGAAAAATCAAACAGATTGGCTTTTCAACTCATGCTCCTCTAGAAATTATCCTCGCTGCCATCCAAACGGAGTTATTTTCCTTTGTCAATCTTCACTATTACTACTTTTGGCAACGGAATGAACCGGCAGTTGCTGCGGCTTATGCTCGCGATATGGGGGTTTTCATTATTTCTCCCACTGATAAAGGCGGACAACTTTATGCCCCACCGCAGAAACTAAAAGAACTCTGCGCTCCCTTTTCGCCACAAACGCTAAATTATCGCTTTCTCCTCAGCGATCCCCGAATTACCACCCTCAGTTTAGGGGCAGCAAACCCCTCAGAATTATTGCCAGCACTGGATGTTGCTGATGAGACGTTCCCCCTAATCGCAGAAGAGCAAGCTGTGTTAAAACGCTTAGAACAGGCGTTAGAAACGGCTCTGGGTGAGGATAAATGCAGTCAATGTTATGAATGCTTGCCTTGTCCTGAATCCATTAATATTCCCGAAGTCTTGCGTTTACGAAATTTAGCCGTTGCCTATGACATGACAAATTTTGGGCAATATCGCTATGGCATGTTTGAAAATGCCGGGCATTGGTTTCCGGGCAATAAAGGCAACCGCTGTACGGAATGTGGCGATTGTTTGCCCCGTTGTCCAGAACAGTTAGAGATCCCGCACTTGTTACAAGATACGCATCAGCGATTGAATGGTTCTCCGCGCCGACGACTTTGGGAATAA
- a CDS encoding bifunctional nuclease family protein: MIEMKVAGIALDAITRSPIALLKDHSERRALPIYIGQDQAKAIMGAIENQTPPRPLTHDLMVNIFDTWEMTVTRVIIHALQDNTFYALLCLQQGEEIREIDCRPSDAIAIAVRTNSRIWVMEEVIAEASIPVDRDADEEEKQAFKEFLSNLSPEDFIRGQSSKNNEESS; this comes from the coding sequence ATGATTGAAATGAAAGTTGCTGGGATTGCCTTGGATGCCATAACGCGAAGCCCGATCGCGCTCTTGAAAGATCATTCTGAGCGTAGGGCGTTGCCCATTTATATTGGACAAGACCAAGCGAAAGCGATTATGGGGGCAATCGAAAACCAAACGCCACCTCGCCCCCTGACCCATGATTTAATGGTCAATATTTTCGATACCTGGGAAATGACAGTGACGCGGGTGATTATTCATGCCTTGCAAGATAATACCTTCTATGCACTGCTGTGTCTCCAACAGGGAGAAGAGATCCGAGAGATTGATTGTCGTCCCAGTGACGCGATCGCGATCGCGGTTCGTACCAATAGCCGGATTTGGGTGATGGAAGAAGTGATTGCAGAAGCCTCCATTCCCGTGGATCGCGATGCCGATGAAGAAGAAAAACAAGCCTTCAAAGAATTTCTATCTAATTTGAGTCCAGAAGACTTCATTCGTGGGCAATCGTCTAAAAATAACGAAGAATCCAGTTAA